A window of the Halichoerus grypus chromosome 2, mHalGry1.hap1.1, whole genome shotgun sequence genome harbors these coding sequences:
- the SLC35A4 gene encoding putative UDP-sugar transporter protein SLC35A4, with amino-acid sequence MSVEDGGTPGLGRPRQARWTLMLLLSTAMYGAHAPLLALCHVNGRVPFRPSSAVLLTELTKLLLCAFSLLVGWQAWPRGAPPWRQAAPFALSALLYGANNNLVIYLQRYMDPSTYQVLSNLKIGSTALFYCLCLRHRLSVRQGLALLLLMAAGACYAAGGLQDPGNTLPGPPSAAAAGPMPLHITPLGLLLLILYCLISGLSSVYTELLMKRQRLPLALQNLFLYTFGVLLNLGLHAGGGPGPGLLEGFSGWAALVVLSQALNGLLMSAVMKHGSSITRLFVVSCSLVVNAVLSAALLRLQLTAAFFLATLLIGLAVRLYYGSR; translated from the coding sequence ATGAGTGTAGAGGACGGGGGTACGCCAGGCCTGGGCCGTCCCAGGCAGGCCCGCTGGACCCTGATGCTGCTCCTGTCCACCGCCATGTATGGCGCCCATGCCCCATTGCTGGCACTGTGCCATGTGAACGGCAGAGTGCCCTTCCGGCCCTCCTCGGCCGTGCTGCTGACTGAGCTGACCAAACTACTGCTGTGCGCCTTCTCCCTCTTGGTGGGCTGGCAAGCATGGCCCCGGGGGGCCCCACCATGGCGCCAGGCTGCCCCCTTTGCACTATCAGCCCTACTCTACGGAGCTAACAACAACCTGGTGATCTATCTTCAACGTTACATGGACCCCAGCACCTACCAGGTGCTGAGCAATCTCAAGATTGGAAGCACGGCCCTGTTCTACTGCCTCTGTCTCCGACACCGCCTCTCTGTACGCCAGGGCTTAGCACTGCTGCTGCTGATGGCAGCGGGGGCCTGCTATGCAGCTGGGggcctccaggaccctgggaacaccCTTCCTGGACCCCCTTCAGCAGCTGCTGCTGGCCCCATGCCCCTGCATATCACTCCACTGGGACTGCTGCTTCTCATCTTGTACTGCCTCATCTCGGGCCTGTCGTCCGTGTACACAGAACTGCTTATGAAGCGACAGAGGCTGCCCCTAGCACTTCAGAACCTCTTCCTCTACACTTTTGGTGTGCTCCTGAATCTAGGTCTGCATGCAGGTGGTGGCCCTGGCCCGGGCCTCCTGGAGGGTTTCTCCGGATGGGCAGCGCTTGTGGTGCTGAGCCAGGCACTAAATGGACTGCTCATGTCAGCCGTCATGAAGCACGGCAGCAGCATCACACGCCTGTTTGTTGTGTCCTGCTCACTGGTGGTCAATGCCGTGCTCTCGGCAGCCCTGCTGCGGTTGCAGCTCACTGCTGCCTTCTTCCTGGCCACGCTGCTCATTGGTCTGGCTGTGCGCCTGTATTATGGCAGCCGCTAG
- the LOC118555764 gene encoding SLC35A4 upstream microprotein produces the protein MADDKDSLPKLKDLAFLKNQLERLQQRVEDEVSSGVSQDGSLMSSPFLKGFLAGYVVAKLRASAVLGFAVGTCTGIYAAQAYAVPNVEKTLRDYLRSLRKGPD, from the exons GATTCTCTGCCCAAGCTTAAGGACCTGGCATTTCTCAAGAACCAGCTGGAACGCCTGCAGCAGCGTGTGGAAGACGAAGTCAGCAGTGGTGTGAGCCAG GATGGCTCGCTCATGTCCTCCCCATTCCTCAAGGGCTTCTTAGCCGGCTATGTGGTGGCCAAACTGAGGGCATCAGCAGTATTGGGCTTTGCTGTGGGTACCTGCACTGGCATCTACGCAGCTCAGGCATATGCCGTGCCCAATGTGGAGAAGACACTGAGGGACTATCTTCGGTCATTGCGAAAGGGGCCTGACTAG